One Glycine soja cultivar W05 chromosome 2, ASM419377v2, whole genome shotgun sequence genomic region harbors:
- the LOC114381549 gene encoding naringenin,2-oxoglutarate 3-dioxygenase-like, translating to MAPTAKTLTYLAQEKTLESSFVRDEEERPKVAYNEFSDEIPVISLAGIDEVDGRRREICEKIVEACENWGIFQVVDHGVDQQLVAEMTRLAKEFFALPPDEKLRFDMSGAKKGGFIVSSHLQGESVQDWREIVTYFSYPKRERDYSRWPDTPEGWRSVTEEYSDKVMGLACKLMEVLSEAMGLEKEGLSKACVDMDQKVVVNYYPKCPQPDLTLGLKRHTDPGTITLLLQDQVGGLQATRDNGKTWITVQPVEAAFVVNLGDHAHYLSNGRFKNADHQAVVNSNHSRLSIATFQNPAPNATVYPLKIREGEKPVMEEPITFAEMYRRKMSKDIEIARMKKLAKEKHLQDLENEKHLQELDQKAKLEAKPLKEILA from the exons ATGGCACCAACAGCCAAGACTCTGACTTACCTGGCCCAGGAGAAAACCCTAGAATCGAGCTTCGTTCGGGACGAGGAGGAGCGTCCCAAGGTTGCCTACAACGAATTCAGCGACGAGATCCCAGTGATTTCTCTTGCCGGAATCGACGAGGTGGATGGACGCAGAAGAGAGATTTGTGAGAAGATCGTGGAGGCTTGCGAGAATTGGGGTATATTCCAGGTTGTTGATCACGGTGTGGATCAACAACTCGTGGCCGAGATGACCCGTCTCGCCAAAGAGTTCTTTGCTTTGCCACCGGACGAGAAGCTTCGTTTTGATATGTCCGGCGCCAAAAAGGGTGGATTCATTGTCTCCAGCCATCTCCAA GGGGAATCGGTGCAGGACTGGAGAGAAATAGTGACATACTTTTCGTACCCAAAAAGAGAGAGGGACTATTCAAGGTGGCCAGACACGCCAGAAGGGTGGAGATCGGTGACTGAGGAATACAGCGACAAAGTAATGGGTCTAGCTTGCAAGCTCATGGAGGTGTTGTCCGAAGCAATGGGGTTAGAGAAAGAGGGTTTAAGCAAAGCATGTGTTGACATGGACCAGAAGGTGGTGGTTAATTACTACCCCAAATGCCCTCAACCTGACCTCACTCTTGGCCTGAAGCGCCACACGGATCCGGGCACTATCACCTTGCTGCTTCAGGACCAAGTGGGTGGACTTCAAGCCACCAGGGACAATGGCAAAACATGGATCACCGTTCAGCCTGTGGAGGCTGCCTTCGTCGTCAATCTTGGAGATCATGCTCAT TATCTGAGCAATGGAAGGTTCAAGAATGCTGATCACCAAGCGGTGGTGAACTCAAACCATAGCCGTTTGTCCATAGCCACTTTTCAAAACCCAGCACCAAATGCAACTGTTTACCCTCTGAAGATAAGAGAAGGAGAGAAGCCTGTGATGGAGGAACCAATCACTTTTGCTGAAATGTACAGGAGGAAGATGAGCAAGGACATTGAGATTGCAAGGATGAAGAAGCTGGCTAAGGAAAAGCATTTGCAGGACCTTGAGAATGAAAAGCATTTGCAAGAACTTGATCAGAAGGCAAAACTTGAGGCCAAGCCTTTGAAGGAGATTCTtgcttaa